Below is a genomic region from Flammeovirgaceae bacterium SG7u.111.
TGTGTTGAGTATTGTCCGCACTGTGAGCGAAAGGGTAGGTTCTGGTGCTTTTTTGGATTTTATGTTGGGAAAATACCGAACTCCACAAGAAGTGGATATGGTATTTATGTTTTTAGATTTGCGCTCTTCTACCTATTTGGCAGAAAAGCTTGGCCATGTGAAATACAGCCGTTTCCTCAATAAATGTTTCAATGATCTCACGGAGCCGATTTCTATTTATGGGGCAGAAATCTATCAGTTTGTGGGCGATGAAGTGGTGCTGACGTGGAATGCCACCAAAACAAAGCGGGGTGTTCCGTTTATCCAATTGTATTATGCTTACATCCAAAAGTTGAATGAAAATGCGAAAGAGTACGAGGAAAAATTTGGGGAAGTACCCAGCTTCAAGGCCGCGGTACACAGCGGTTGGGTAACCATCATGGAAATAAGGTCACGCAAACATGAAAAGGTGTACCATGGAGATGTGCTAAATACTTGTTCAAGGATTTTGGAATTGTGTTCCAGGTATAAAAAAGACCTGCTCGTATCGGAGCAGGTAGCTGCATGGGTACAGGAAAAGGAAGGATATAGCTGCAAAGAGGTTGAGAACTTAATATTGAGAGGAAAACAACAAAAAACTAAGGTAATGGAAGTCCAAGGATGTTAGGGAACTTATGTTCCCTGATGTTTTGACCACAGTCGATAACATGTTGTTTTGTATCCCAGTACCTAACTAGGTCGAGGTCGTTTGCAGTAGGATTTTCTGAGTTAAATTATTCGATTAATATTTTTTGTGCTTTACTTTTAATGATGAAGTGGGGGCGTATTTGATAGTAAGACTAAAACTTTTATTCTTTATATCTTTTTTCTTTCCCTTGTTATTTGAAAGCACTATACGTTGACAGTGTTCTATATCTCAAATTTCTTATAGTCAGCATATGTTATTTAATGTTAAATATTGGGCATGTTTGGATAATATTGAACAAAAATATTCAAAAATTGATTAAACCTGTAACTAGGTTTACGTCTTTTTATGTGTGTTGGTAGAAATAACAAATTAGGATGATATTTCCTTTCCTTAATGTCAAATTAACTAGTATGAAAACAATTAAGTACGCACCTATTTACTTGGTTTCTTTCTTACCACTCTCGGTTCTTTATGTATTTTCAGATATGTTGTATTTTATGGCATATTATATTTTGAAGTACAGAAGGGAAGTTGTTAATGAAAATCTGAAAGACTCTTTTCCCGAAAAAAATGAAGGTGAACTGAAGCTTATTGAGAAGAAGTTTTATAAACACTTTTGCGATGTGTTGTTTGAAGCTTTGAAGACACTGACCATTAGCAAAAAAGAAATACAAAAAAGAGTTCAGTTGAAAAATCCTGAGCTGATTGATTACTATTATAAATCGAAGCAGAATATGTTGCTATATGCGGCGCATTTTGGCAATTGGGAATGGCAGGCTTTGTTTCCGCTTTTTTTGAACGATAAATTACAACTTACCACCTTTTATCAGCAGCTATCCAACAAATACTTTGATGAACT
It encodes:
- a CDS encoding lysophospholipid acyltransferase family protein, whose translation is MKTIKYAPIYLVSFLPLSVLYVFSDMLYFMAYYILKYRREVVNENLKDSFPEKNEGELKLIEKKFYKHFCDVLFEALKTLTISKKEIQKRVQLKNPELIDYYYKSKQNMLLYAAHFGNWEWQALFPLFLNDKLQLTTFYQQLSNKYFDELMVKIRSRFGVMCVESKQGYKTLLRLTQQNVVSLSCMIGDQSPGRNSAMHWTSFLNRETAFLVGPDRMAKKSRQVTIFPAFRKVRRGCYEVFFKIVEDFSEPTKGEEIIDKYARVLEESIKESPELWLWSHKRWKLQRS
- a CDS encoding adenylate/guanylate cyclase domain-containing protein, whose translation is MPKNIITAKGLSRIEITVHVICYILGLNFFLFIKTSGDIPIEEGWVKENTYIITNFVGTVIGGVMAFLEFRVYPQFAGLKYRVFIALKFVLNSITIVVGNAVSILFLILFFNKLPIAEALSALFSYFRSGIFLSFFLYLTFFSYVLSIVRTVSERVGSGAFLDFMLGKYRTPQEVDMVFMFLDLRSSTYLAEKLGHVKYSRFLNKCFNDLTEPISIYGAEIYQFVGDEVVLTWNATKTKRGVPFIQLYYAYIQKLNENAKEYEEKFGEVPSFKAAVHSGWVTIMEIRSRKHEKVYHGDVLNTCSRILELCSRYKKDLLVSEQVAAWVQEKEGYSCKEVENLILRGKQQKTKVMEVQGC